A genome region from Manihot esculenta cultivar AM560-2 chromosome 5, M.esculenta_v8, whole genome shotgun sequence includes the following:
- the LOC110615510 gene encoding asparagine synthetase domain-containing protein 1: MCGIALIIRGIRIDLSATLLHSQSPAPNPEPVSSSNFVFSVDALEAALRRRGPDSLGTKKVVISAGDQELFSAIDDEDCRARLLCCANRETCSRVPYAVGQLHFIGATLQLRGRTAVTQPFVDSSGDILIYNGEIFGGINVESDSNDGEILMRTLGSCCSCSSREHASACSSNGKGRTSVLDVLSTIKGPWAVIYWQDNSRTLWFGRDAFGRRSLLVHWPTMKDSRFLLSSVSPFSSVDRSSDLGVEDSTSPSFWEELSCGVYSLSMSTSELYGCLVGEIKKHEWANTGLIDLIKWERVSVEPNPEDIYFSCGPDQSSVSLPAQNVLNALRRSVMLHTSVHKIFQVETSDTGKQELVPVAILFSGGLDSMILAALLDECLDTSYGIDLLNVSFDGQFAPDRISAKAGFEELRRIAPLRRWKLVEIDADLSKLTLEMKHVMSLINPANTYMDLNIGIALWLAASGYGWVSEGTSNNNDDENQQRIRYKSSARIVLVGSGADEQCAGYGRHKTKYRCGSWLGLNEEMKLDMQRIWKRNMGRDDRCIADNGKEARFPFLDEDVIRTILDIPLWEVANLNQPSGTGDKKILREVAKMLGLHEAAVLPKRAIQFGSRIARESNRKNFGSNRAANQASAGSVVINMS; this comes from the exons ATGTGTGGGATCGCGCTGATCATCCGTGGCATTCGTATCGACCTATCGGCTACCCTCCTTCATTCTCAATCTCCTGCTCCTAACCCTGAGCCGGTAAGCAGTTCAAATTTTGTGTTTTCCGTCGATGCTCTAGAAGCAGCTCTCCGGCGACGAGGCCCTGATAGCTTGGGGACTAAGAAGGTCGTAATTTCTGCCGGGGATCAAGAATTGTTCTCTGCCATCGACGACGAAGATTGCCGTGCGAGACTGTTATGTTGTGCAAATAGAGAAACTTGTTCGCGAGTTCCATATGCTGTTGGCCAATTGCACTTTATTGGCGCCACATTGCAGCTTAGAGGAAGAACTGCTGTAACTCAGCCATTCGTTGATTCCTCCGGCGATATTCTTATTTATAATG gtGAAATTTTTGGAGGAATTAATGTTGAAAGTGATAGCAATGATGGTGAAATTCTCATGCGAACTCTGGGAAGCTGCTGCTCCTGCAGTTCTCGAGAACATGCAAGTGCTTGCTCCAGCAATGGAAAAGGGAGAACTTCTGTTCTAGATGTTCTTTCAACAATCAAGGGCCCATGGGCTGTAATCTATTGGCAG GATAATTCAAGAACACTGTGGTTTGGTCGGGATGCATTTGGTAGGCGTAGCCTTCTTGTTCATTGGCCAACCATGAAGGACTCTCGGTTTCTGCTATCTTCTGTATCACCATTTTCTTCTGTTGATCGGAGTTCTG ATCTTGGAGTTGAAGATAGTACAAGCCCCAGTTTTTGGGAGGAGCTTTCTTGTGGTGTATACAGTTTATCAATGAGTACTTCAGAACTGTATGGATGTCTTGTTGGTGAAATCAAGAAACACGAATGGGCTAATACAGGGCTAATAGACCTGATTAAATGGGAGAGGGTTTCTGTTGAACCTAACCCAGAAGACATATATTTTTCATGTG GGCCTGATCAAAGCTCTGTGTCATTGCCTGCCCAAAATGTGTTAAATGCTTTAAGGAGATCCGTGATGCTGCACACATCTGTGCATAAAATTTTTCAG GTAGAAACATCTGATACTGGAAAACAGGAACTTGTTCCAGTGGCAATCCTGTTTTCTGGTGGTTTGGATTCTATGATCCTTGCAGCATTATTGGATGAGTGTCTAGATACCAGCT ATGGAATTGATTTACTTAATGTGAGCTTTGATGGTCAGTTTGCTCCTGATAGAATATCTGCCAAGGCAGGATTTGAGGAACTTAGAAGAATTGCACCATTGAGAAG GTGGAAACTTGTAGAGATTGATGCTGATTTGTCAAAGTTGACTTTGGAAATGAAGCATGTTATGTCTCTCATTAACCCTGCAAATACTTATATG GACCTGAATATAGGAATTGCTTTATGGCTGGCTGCAAGTGGTTATGGTTGGGTCTCTGAAGGAACTAGCAATAACAATGATGATGAGAATCAACAGCGCATTAGATACAAATCCAGTGCCAGAATTGTCCTGGTTGGCTCTGGTGCTGATGAGCAGTGTGCTGGATATGGAAGGCATAAAACAAAATACAGATGTGGAAG TTGGCTTGGGCTCAATGAGGAGATGAAGTTGGACATGCAAAGAATATGGAAGCGAAACATGGGGAGAGATGATAGATGCATTGCTGATAATGGGAAGGAG GCTAGATTTCCTTTCTTGGATGAAGATGTTATTAGGACTATTCTTGATATTCCTTTATGGGAGGTTGCCAACCTTAATCAACCCAGTGGGACTGGTGATAAGAAGATCCTGAGAGAG GTTGCAAAAATGCTTGGTTTACATGAGGCAGCAGTTCTTCCGAAACGAGCAATCCAG TTTGGTTCAAGAATAGCAAGGGAATCCAACCGAAAGAATTTTGGGAGTAATCGTGCAGCCAACCAGGCATCTGCCGGAAGTGTAGTGATAAATATGTCATAg
- the LOC110615855 gene encoding nuclear transport factor 2 isoform X2 has product MATQAEESTPTPQVVGNAFVEQYYNILSKSPEVVHKFYQNSSVISRPDFDGLMSSASTLDGIDKMILSLDYKDCVVEILTTDAQESFGDGVIVLVTGFFTGKENIRRKFTQVFFLAPQDSRAYFVLNDVFRYVDEEAAVPIKINDADEAAPVTPDPEPTLVSNHTSVDPAAPSLEEDTVQAEETSHPLDNGKISTPDEVVSSPSVGTQQNDVPPVSSNTVQTDASSVPKAIVSDVQEDLPKKSYASVANALNYKKQPFQQRILPAKPVEQSRAIVVPEASPRPANNKPVEKNNTTNPVKGYSIFVANLPMNATVEQLVETFEKFGPIKPNGVQVRSYKQEKNCFGFVEFESANSMQSALEISSIKIGDRLAHIEEKKANNEGGKFPSRKVGFRNDSFRSRGNFGGGRGYGRNEFDNQGGSSGGQSRGSGSGSGSGRRNGEANQKVYQNGGGRVARDVQVQAQSSGGKN; this is encoded by the exons ATGGCGACCCAGGCAGAAGAATCTACCCCCACTCCTCAGGTGGTGGGGAATGCATTTGTGGAGCAGTACTATAATATACTGTCCAAGTCTCCAGAGGTGGTTCACAAATTTTACCAAAATTCTAGTGTGATTAGCCGGCCAGATTTTGATGGTCTCATGTCATCTGCATCAACTTTAGAT GGCATTGACAAGATGATCCTTTCCCTTGACTATAAGGATTGTGTGGTTGAAATATTGACCACTGATGCTCAAGAGTCTTTTGGAGATGGGGTGATTGTTTTGGTGACTGGCTTTTTTACTGGGAAGGAGAATATAAGACGGAAGTTTACACAAGTATTCTTCCTAGCCCCACAGGACAGTCGGGCCTATTTTGTTCTGAATGATGTTTTTAGGTATGTGGATGAAGAAGCAGCGGTGCCCATTAAAATTAATGATGCTGATGAAGCTGCTCCTGTCACACCAGATCCTG AGCCAACTCTTGTTTCCAATCACACTTCGGTGGATCCTGCAGCTCCTTCTTTGGAGGAGGATACTGTTCAAGCTGAGGAAACTAGTCATCCATTAGACAATGGAAAGATTTCTACTCCTGATGAAGTTGTTTCTAGTCCATCAGTTGGTACACAGCAGAATGATGTTCCTCCGGTTTCATCCAATACAGTCCAAACTGATGCTTCCTCAGTTCCCAAGGCAATTGTTTCTGATGTCCAGGAGGATCTTCCTAAAAAGTCATATGCATCAGTA GCAAATGCATTGAATTATAAGAAGCAACCATTCCAACAGAGGATTTTACCTGCCAAGCCTGTTGAACAATCACGTGCAATTGTTGTGCCTGAAGCATCCCCACGCCCAGCAAATAACAAACCTGTGGAAAAGAACAACACTACTAACCCAG TTAAGGGTTACTCCATTTTCGTTGCCAATTTGCCAATGAATGCAACTGTTGAACAGCTTGTAGAGACTTTTGAGAAATTTGGACCTATTAAACCTAATGGTGTTCAAGTCAGAAGTTATAAG CAAGAGAAGAATTGTTTTGGCTTTGTGGAATTTGAATCTGCAAATTCTATGCAGAGTGCCCTTGAG ATTTCTTCTATCAAGATTGGTGACAGACTGGCTCACATTGAGGAAAAGAAAG CCAATAATGAAGGTGGGAAATTCCCAAGTAGAAAGGTTGGTTTCCGAAATGACAGCTTTAGGAGTCGAGGTAACTTTGGCGGAGGACGTGGCTATGGGAGGAACGAGTTTGACAATCAGGGAGGATCATCTGGTGGTCAGTCCCGTGGTAGTGGTAGTGGTAGTGGTAGTGGTAGACGCAATGGGGAAGCTAACCAGAAAGTTTATCAGAATGGGGGAGGAAGAGTTGCCCGAGATGTTCAAGTTCAAGCTCAGTCATCAGGTGGAAAGAACTAG
- the LOC110615855 gene encoding nuclear transport factor 2 isoform X1, with protein sequence MATQAEESTPTPQVVGNAFVEQYYNILSKSPEVVHKFYQNSSVISRPDFDGLMSSASTLDGIDKMILSLDYKDCVVEILTTDAQESFGDGVIVLVTGFFTGKENIRRKFTQVFFLAPQDSRAYFVLNDVFRYVDEEAAVPIKINDADEAAPVTPDPEPTLVSNHTSVDPAAPSLEEDTVQAEETSHPLDNGKISTPDEVVSSPSVGTQQNDVPPVSSNTVQTDASSVPKAIVSDVQEDLPKKSYASVANALNYKKQPFQQRILPAKPVEQSRAIVVPEASPRPANNKPVEKNNTTNPAAVKGYSIFVANLPMNATVEQLVETFEKFGPIKPNGVQVRSYKQEKNCFGFVEFESANSMQSALEISSIKIGDRLAHIEEKKANNEGGKFPSRKVGFRNDSFRSRGNFGGGRGYGRNEFDNQGGSSGGQSRGSGSGSGSGRRNGEANQKVYQNGGGRVARDVQVQAQSSGGKN encoded by the exons ATGGCGACCCAGGCAGAAGAATCTACCCCCACTCCTCAGGTGGTGGGGAATGCATTTGTGGAGCAGTACTATAATATACTGTCCAAGTCTCCAGAGGTGGTTCACAAATTTTACCAAAATTCTAGTGTGATTAGCCGGCCAGATTTTGATGGTCTCATGTCATCTGCATCAACTTTAGAT GGCATTGACAAGATGATCCTTTCCCTTGACTATAAGGATTGTGTGGTTGAAATATTGACCACTGATGCTCAAGAGTCTTTTGGAGATGGGGTGATTGTTTTGGTGACTGGCTTTTTTACTGGGAAGGAGAATATAAGACGGAAGTTTACACAAGTATTCTTCCTAGCCCCACAGGACAGTCGGGCCTATTTTGTTCTGAATGATGTTTTTAGGTATGTGGATGAAGAAGCAGCGGTGCCCATTAAAATTAATGATGCTGATGAAGCTGCTCCTGTCACACCAGATCCTG AGCCAACTCTTGTTTCCAATCACACTTCGGTGGATCCTGCAGCTCCTTCTTTGGAGGAGGATACTGTTCAAGCTGAGGAAACTAGTCATCCATTAGACAATGGAAAGATTTCTACTCCTGATGAAGTTGTTTCTAGTCCATCAGTTGGTACACAGCAGAATGATGTTCCTCCGGTTTCATCCAATACAGTCCAAACTGATGCTTCCTCAGTTCCCAAGGCAATTGTTTCTGATGTCCAGGAGGATCTTCCTAAAAAGTCATATGCATCAGTA GCAAATGCATTGAATTATAAGAAGCAACCATTCCAACAGAGGATTTTACCTGCCAAGCCTGTTGAACAATCACGTGCAATTGTTGTGCCTGAAGCATCCCCACGCCCAGCAAATAACAAACCTGTGGAAAAGAACAACACTACTAACCCAG CTGCAGTTAAGGGTTACTCCATTTTCGTTGCCAATTTGCCAATGAATGCAACTGTTGAACAGCTTGTAGAGACTTTTGAGAAATTTGGACCTATTAAACCTAATGGTGTTCAAGTCAGAAGTTATAAG CAAGAGAAGAATTGTTTTGGCTTTGTGGAATTTGAATCTGCAAATTCTATGCAGAGTGCCCTTGAG ATTTCTTCTATCAAGATTGGTGACAGACTGGCTCACATTGAGGAAAAGAAAG CCAATAATGAAGGTGGGAAATTCCCAAGTAGAAAGGTTGGTTTCCGAAATGACAGCTTTAGGAGTCGAGGTAACTTTGGCGGAGGACGTGGCTATGGGAGGAACGAGTTTGACAATCAGGGAGGATCATCTGGTGGTCAGTCCCGTGGTAGTGGTAGTGGTAGTGGTAGTGGTAGACGCAATGGGGAAGCTAACCAGAAAGTTTATCAGAATGGGGGAGGAAGAGTTGCCCGAGATGTTCAAGTTCAAGCTCAGTCATCAGGTGGAAAGAACTAG